In Aliiglaciecola sp. LCG003, a genomic segment contains:
- a CDS encoding isochorismatase family protein yields the protein MSVKSFSASQAQVLVVDMQQSLYPVLYGAARVLQKSRTLLTCAQLMDVPITFVEQYPQGLGKTHADLAGFISVCFEKTTFSALQQPDLAQHIADIKQQQNRPDLILLGCESHVCLLQTALGAMTLGYNVVVVWDATASRYEADRSLAKTRLEQAGCQLVSTEMLVFEWLQGRSHANFKQMIELIRQH from the coding sequence ATGTCAGTTAAATCTTTTTCTGCCAGTCAGGCCCAGGTCTTGGTAGTGGATATGCAACAAAGTCTGTATCCGGTATTATACGGTGCGGCAAGGGTCCTGCAAAAAAGTCGTACATTGCTAACTTGTGCACAACTTATGGACGTACCTATTACTTTTGTTGAGCAGTACCCCCAGGGCTTAGGCAAAACCCATGCAGATCTTGCCGGATTTATCTCAGTCTGTTTTGAAAAAACTACTTTTAGTGCATTGCAACAACCTGATCTTGCTCAACATATTGCTGATATTAAGCAGCAACAGAATCGTCCAGATCTAATCCTCTTGGGTTGCGAGTCCCACGTATGTTTATTACAGACAGCTCTCGGGGCTATGACACTGGGTTATAATGTAGTGGTGGTGTGGGATGCAACAGCGTCTCGTTACGAAGCGGATAGAAGTCTTGCTAAAACAAGGTTAGAGCAAGCGGGTTGCCAACTGGTGTCGACTGAGATGCTAGTATTTGAATGGTTGCAGGGCAGATCCCATGCTAACTTTAAACAAATGATTGAACTGATTCGCCAGCATTAA